In Crassostrea angulata isolate pt1a10 chromosome 4, ASM2561291v2, whole genome shotgun sequence, one genomic interval encodes:
- the LOC128180239 gene encoding uncharacterized protein LOC128180239 → MEVRAAANIESCKEIVQSLLTGQPSPETTERSVVYTRWGKKTCPSNAELVLSGYTGGSWYTNKGATVDTLCLPRDPEWGNYRDGTDGDKAYVLGAEYQTYDSLGNLRKLHNHDVPCAVCFRRNRSVVRMFPARKTCYKGWKLEYRGYLMAGYHDHRASTMYTCIDEHPDTLHGGHTDKNGKLFYSVEALCGSLKCPPYVQGRELVCAVCSK, encoded by the exons ATGGAAGTACGGGCTGCGGCAAACATAGAAAGTTGTAAAGAGATAGTACAGAGCTTACTAACAGGACAACCTTCTCCAG aaacaacAGAAAGAAGCGTGGTTTACACGCGATGGGGGAAGAAAACGTGTCCTTCAAATGCCGAGCTAGTTCTTTCAG GTTACACTGGAGGTTCATGGTATACCAACAAGGGTGCAACGGTTGATACTCTTTGTTTACCGAGAGATCCAGAATGGGGAAACTATAGGGATGGAACTGATGGGGACAAAGCTTATGTACTTGGTGCAGAATACCAAACATATGATTCCCTTGGCAACCTTCGGAAACTTCACAATCACGATGTACCATGTGCAGTGTGTTTTCGTCGAAATAGATCAGTTGTAAGAATGTTTCCAG CTAGAAAAACGTGTTACAAAGGATGGAAGTTAGAATACCGTGGTTACTTAATGGCTGGATATCATGACCACAGAGCCAGTACAATGTACACCTGTATTGACGAGCATCCAGATACCTTACATGGGGGTCATACAGATAAAAATGGTAAACTATTCTATTCCGTAGAGGCTCTATGTGGTTCCTTGAAGTGTCCACCCTATGTACAAGGAAGAGAACTCGTGTGTGCTGTTTgttctaaataa